The following are encoded in a window of Roseimaritima ulvae genomic DNA:
- a CDS encoding tetratricopeptide repeat protein, translated as MARHLSDTIKVRKVIRLAVAAACVLALPLLVGCNPHLSGDSDVVKAEELYAQRRFAEAIPHLQHAVDMPLGVYSRSEVLTMIGNCYNELDRYEESLGYHDQAILEDPNNHSAYVNKGAVCRLMGDYEAAATLYRKALALAPDYAELHGSMGTLAIYQGDYQSAIKHLERSIEIDDTLAVAYSNLAIAYATVGRFDDANAQLKEAVIRGYHQPEAVAERIRQLRKLSESE; from the coding sequence ATGGCTCGTCACTTATCTGACACAATCAAGGTGCGCAAAGTGATTCGTTTAGCTGTCGCGGCGGCCTGCGTGCTCGCCCTTCCCTTGCTCGTTGGATGCAATCCGCACTTGAGTGGCGATTCAGACGTCGTCAAGGCGGAGGAGCTGTACGCGCAGCGTAGGTTTGCGGAGGCGATACCTCACCTACAGCACGCCGTTGACATGCCGCTGGGAGTTTACAGTCGCAGTGAGGTGCTCACGATGATTGGGAATTGTTACAACGAACTGGACCGGTATGAAGAGAGCCTGGGTTATCACGACCAAGCCATACTGGAGGACCCGAACAATCATTCAGCGTATGTCAATAAAGGAGCCGTATGCCGGCTAATGGGTGACTACGAAGCCGCGGCAACCCTGTACCGGAAAGCGTTGGCTCTCGCACCGGACTATGCAGAGCTTCACGGAAGCATGGGGACCTTGGCAATCTATCAAGGCGACTATCAATCAGCGATAAAACACCTTGAACGCTCCATCGAAATTGATGACACCTTGGCCGTAGCCTACTCCAATTTGGCGATTGCCTACGCCACGGTAGGCCGGTTCGACGATGCGAATGCGCAACTCAAGGAGGCGGTGATTCGCGGCTACCACCAGCCAGAAGCCGTTGCGGAGCGTATCCGGCAACTCCGAAAACTCTCTGAGAGCGAATAG